Proteins from a genomic interval of Flammeovirgaceae bacterium SG7u.111:
- a CDS encoding sulfatase-like hydrolase/transferase: MNDYSLKNIMALGILAVVVFVAPQEVFAQKKTNIILLFADDAGYHDFGFQGSKTFKTPHLDQLASEGMVFKEAYTTAAVCGPSRAGLLTGMYQQRFGFEENNVPGYMSASSKLMGDDMGLPLNLKTVADYLNPLGYQSIILGKWHMGNADRYHPLRRGFDEFYGFRGGARSFFPLTQKEAFDKPEDRLEKGFGNFKEPEKYLTDDLADEACDFIDRNKEKPFFMYVSFNAVHSPLHATKEDLAKVEGLTGKRKILAAMTIAMDRACGQILAKLKEHGLDENTLVVFSNDNGGPDGTHTCNYPLSGCKSNNLEGGIRVPCIMKLPSVIEEGSHYDKPVSMLDMLPTFVNAAGGNASKIKGLDGVDLLPFVTGENKSAPHEILFWKKENRGIVRKGDWKMLRFPDRPAELYNIAKDEEENNNLAYEHPEKVREMFKLLFEWEGELERPLWQLKRIYEVNAMKRMDEKRTPVLD; this comes from the coding sequence ATGAACGATTATTCATTAAAAAATATAATGGCACTTGGAATATTAGCTGTTGTTGTATTTGTTGCTCCTCAAGAGGTGTTTGCCCAGAAAAAAACAAACATCATTTTACTGTTTGCCGACGATGCCGGGTATCATGATTTCGGCTTCCAAGGTAGCAAAACTTTTAAGACTCCCCATCTCGATCAATTAGCATCGGAAGGGATGGTGTTTAAAGAAGCTTATACAACGGCAGCGGTTTGTGGTCCATCTAGGGCTGGTTTACTTACGGGCATGTACCAGCAGCGCTTTGGCTTTGAGGAAAATAATGTCCCCGGCTACATGAGTGCATCGTCCAAGCTGATGGGCGACGATATGGGCTTGCCGCTGAATCTGAAAACCGTTGCAGATTACTTGAATCCTTTGGGTTATCAGTCTATTATATTGGGCAAATGGCACATGGGTAATGCGGACAGGTACCACCCGCTTAGGAGAGGCTTCGATGAGTTTTACGGTTTTAGAGGCGGGGCAAGAAGTTTCTTTCCCCTCACACAAAAAGAAGCATTTGATAAGCCCGAAGATAGGTTGGAAAAAGGCTTTGGAAACTTTAAAGAACCAGAGAAATACTTGACCGATGACCTGGCAGATGAAGCCTGTGATTTTATAGATAGGAATAAAGAAAAACCATTTTTCATGTATGTTTCTTTCAATGCGGTTCATTCTCCATTGCATGCTACAAAAGAAGATTTGGCGAAAGTAGAAGGGCTTACAGGTAAGCGTAAGATATTGGCAGCAATGACCATTGCAATGGACAGGGCTTGTGGGCAGATCTTGGCAAAGCTGAAAGAGCATGGTTTGGATGAAAACACCTTGGTGGTATTTTCCAACGACAACGGAGGCCCTGACGGAACACACACCTGCAACTATCCTCTGAGCGGTTGTAAATCCAACAACCTTGAAGGTGGAATAAGAGTGCCTTGCATCATGAAACTTCCTTCGGTAATCGAAGAAGGCTCGCATTACGATAAGCCGGTGAGTATGCTCGATATGCTTCCTACTTTTGTAAACGCCGCTGGCGGTAATGCTTCAAAAATAAAAGGATTAGACGGTGTTGATCTCCTTCCTTTTGTCACTGGAGAAAACAAGTCAGCTCCTCACGAAATCCTTTTTTGGAAAAAAGAAAATAGGGGGATTGTCCGAAAAGGAGATTGGAAAATGCTCCGCTTTCCAGATCGACCGGCAGAGCTGTACAACATTGCCAAAGATGAAGAAGAAAATAACAACTTGGCTTACGAACATCCTGAAAAAGTCAGAGAAATGTTCAAGCTATTGTTTGAGTGGGAAGGGGAGTTGGAGCGACCGCTTTGGCAACTTAAGCGGATCTACGAAGTAAACGCCATGAAGCGGATGGACGAGAAAAGAACGCCGGTGCTCGATTAG
- a CDS encoding glycoside hydrolase family 3 N-terminal domain-containing protein, whose amino-acid sequence MKVFNYFLFIIFNLVIVAYGQTPEFSTPEIDAKVDALLAKMTMEEKLAQITGTRLREIMVDGKVSIEKCREHIPHGIGHFCQFSTGQNLSPEELRDLVREVQHYLMTETRLKVPAIFHEEAITGFTTLGATTFPQQIGVGCTWNPELVSQNTASTRKSMRAAGATFALSPMLDLSRTAHWNRHQESYGEDAYLTSRMGVAFVKGLQGDDFRTGVAATVKHFAGYGTKNNSEKVLYEEYLMPHEACIKVAGAKSVMPSYGVYKALPISVNPTMLTQMLRKDIGFDGLVVSDYGAITQVFKKYKRAPDLMTAGAMALNAGLDIELSSPTAFPLLPKALEEGLVTEEQINTAVRRSLTMKAKLGLLDEHPQIGVDGDLDFDPPANRELAYKTAAQSIVLLKNNGVLPLKKNVKKIALVGPNAATVHGLLGDYTYQGMRAFWKQAEFDQNNPKLVTVKEGLEQKLGRKVKLQHERGCDWSAALEAKIDTKTFGDSRVEQLKLLTIKDLPQPDLQNALKIAKESDVVIAVMGENLYLNGEGRWRKGIRLPGEQEAFVEKLIETGKPVVLVILSGRQQVISAIEGKCAAVVQGWFPGEEGGNAIADVLLGNVNPSGKLCVSYPSTEEEVEINYQNGYPDIAPQYPFGFGLSYTTYEYGNLEMQPQAKVTDDRFSISFTVRNTGKMDGAEVVQLYVSPIEKTSGMKPIQLKGFQRVPLKAGEEEKVTFEVSPQQLAQYINGEWVIEAGKYEFKVGASCTDIKLSGTVELTGQDIFLENGRQVFFSTTSAK is encoded by the coding sequence ATGAAAGTTTTCAACTATTTTTTATTCATCATTTTTAACCTGGTAATTGTTGCTTATGGGCAGACGCCAGAGTTCTCAACTCCCGAAATTGACGCCAAAGTAGATGCATTGCTGGCAAAAATGACCATGGAAGAAAAGCTGGCGCAAATTACGGGCACTCGGCTTAGAGAAATCATGGTAGATGGAAAAGTTTCCATAGAAAAATGCAGGGAACACATTCCACATGGTATAGGTCATTTTTGCCAGTTTTCTACTGGTCAAAATCTTTCCCCAGAAGAGTTGAGGGATTTGGTGAGGGAAGTACAACACTACCTCATGACCGAAACAAGGTTAAAAGTTCCAGCAATTTTCCATGAAGAGGCCATTACCGGTTTTACCACTTTGGGAGCTACTACTTTTCCCCAGCAAATAGGCGTAGGTTGCACTTGGAATCCTGAGTTGGTATCGCAAAATACTGCTTCAACTCGAAAGAGTATGCGGGCTGCAGGAGCTACCTTTGCCCTGTCGCCTATGCTCGACCTTAGCCGAACAGCGCACTGGAACCGCCACCAAGAGAGCTATGGCGAGGATGCTTATTTGACTTCGCGCATGGGAGTTGCATTTGTTAAAGGCTTGCAAGGTGACGATTTCAGAACAGGAGTTGCAGCCACAGTTAAGCACTTTGCGGGGTACGGCACAAAAAACAACAGCGAAAAGGTCTTGTACGAAGAATACCTCATGCCACACGAAGCGTGTATAAAGGTAGCTGGGGCAAAAAGCGTCATGCCTTCGTATGGGGTCTACAAAGCGCTCCCTATTTCGGTGAACCCCACTATGCTCACGCAAATGCTTCGGAAGGATATAGGATTTGATGGGCTGGTGGTGAGCGACTACGGCGCCATTACTCAAGTATTCAAAAAATACAAAAGAGCGCCCGACTTGATGACTGCAGGTGCCATGGCGCTGAATGCAGGCTTGGACATCGAATTATCCTCACCTACGGCATTTCCCCTTTTGCCAAAGGCACTTGAAGAAGGCTTAGTGACTGAAGAGCAGATAAATACTGCGGTAAGACGTTCGCTGACCATGAAAGCCAAATTAGGCTTGCTCGATGAACATCCTCAAATTGGTGTAGATGGAGATTTAGATTTTGACCCTCCTGCCAATAGGGAATTAGCGTACAAAACGGCTGCCCAATCCATCGTGTTGCTTAAGAACAATGGTGTTCTTCCACTAAAGAAAAATGTAAAAAAAATAGCTCTTGTAGGACCAAACGCAGCCACTGTACACGGACTTTTGGGCGATTATACCTACCAAGGAATGAGGGCTTTTTGGAAGCAAGCTGAATTTGACCAAAACAACCCCAAATTGGTTACAGTGAAGGAAGGTTTGGAGCAAAAGCTTGGCAGAAAAGTGAAATTGCAACACGAAAGAGGTTGCGATTGGAGTGCTGCGCTTGAAGCCAAAATAGATACAAAAACATTTGGCGACAGCCGAGTAGAACAGTTAAAACTACTTACTATCAAAGACTTGCCTCAGCCCGACTTGCAAAATGCGCTGAAGATTGCCAAGGAAAGCGATGTAGTGATTGCCGTAATGGGCGAAAATCTTTACCTCAACGGAGAAGGGCGTTGGAGAAAAGGTATCCGTTTGCCCGGAGAGCAAGAAGCGTTTGTTGAGAAACTAATTGAAACGGGTAAGCCAGTTGTTCTAGTAATCTTAAGCGGCAGGCAACAGGTAATCAGTGCCATTGAAGGCAAATGTGCTGCCGTTGTTCAAGGATGGTTTCCTGGCGAAGAAGGAGGCAATGCTATAGCCGATGTACTACTGGGCAACGTGAACCCATCGGGCAAATTATGTGTGTCTTATCCAAGTACCGAAGAAGAAGTGGAGATCAATTACCAAAATGGTTACCCTGATATTGCTCCCCAATATCCTTTTGGGTTTGGCTTGTCCTATACCACTTACGAATACGGAAACTTGGAAATGCAACCTCAAGCAAAGGTTACCGACGACCGGTTTTCAATTTCTTTTACTGTGAGAAATACGGGAAAAATGGATGGAGCTGAAGTTGTTCAACTATACGTTTCCCCAATTGAAAAGACGTCTGGCATGAAACCTATCCAACTAAAAGGTTTTCAACGGGTACCACTCAAGGCTGGAGAAGAGGAAAAAGTCACTTTTGAAGTTTCTCCCCAACAATTGGCGCAATATATAAATGGTGAATGGGTGATAGAAGCTGGAAAATATGAATTCAAGGTAGGGGCATCGTGTACCGATATTAAGCTTAGCGGTACTGTTGAGCTAACAGGACAAGATATTTTTCTGGAAAATGGACGTCAAGTATTTTTCTCTACTACTTCGGCAAAATAA
- a CDS encoding alpha-L-fucosidase — MKSIYIVCFLVLPFLTGCDQQSETETDPVLDFLNLKFGMFIHYNMGTYHAEQWAKPNHDPKSFAPTNLNCDQWAKAAKSAKMNYAVFTTKHHDGFCLWDSKVTTYDIGSSSYKGDIVKEYVDAFRKQDIKVGLYFSVWDRQHDIQHGSVTPEKIEFTKEQLRELLSNYGKVECVVIDGWGSKWGNGPDFDDIPFDTLANVIHALQPNCLVINHSCKTDLNVTQLVHYEATHGQHCPSDNTIPSQQGPTIQPAWFWEKHFADLDLKPVDDVVKELNFANSHYANYLLNAAPNDKGLMDDNVIERLKEIGEAVTLSEPLAALPEIKPVHMGVKATSSSSNGEEFGASNVIDCDLFTRWQYTEGDSARWLELDFGSPKVFNKVICGEYKSGVEAFKIEALVDDQWKLLVEGGKMTFNFNRSFEEVTAQKFRLTILEASRLPRVAELTFVKY, encoded by the coding sequence ATGAAAAGTATATATATAGTTTGTTTTCTAGTATTACCATTCTTGACAGGTTGTGATCAGCAGTCAGAAACGGAGACTGATCCAGTGCTCGATTTCTTGAATTTAAAATTTGGCATGTTCATCCATTATAACATGGGTACGTACCATGCCGAACAATGGGCAAAGCCAAATCATGACCCTAAGTCATTTGCTCCTACCAACCTCAATTGCGATCAGTGGGCAAAAGCAGCAAAATCGGCTAAAATGAACTATGCTGTTTTTACTACAAAACACCATGATGGCTTTTGCTTATGGGACTCTAAAGTAACGACTTATGATATAGGCAGCAGTTCTTACAAAGGCGATATAGTAAAAGAGTATGTTGATGCTTTCCGAAAACAAGATATTAAAGTAGGGCTCTATTTTTCAGTATGGGACCGTCAGCACGATATTCAGCATGGATCAGTTACGCCCGAAAAAATTGAATTTACAAAAGAGCAATTACGCGAGCTTTTGTCGAACTACGGAAAGGTAGAATGTGTGGTAATAGATGGATGGGGCTCAAAATGGGGGAATGGACCTGATTTTGACGACATCCCTTTTGATACCTTGGCAAATGTAATCCATGCTTTACAGCCCAATTGCCTAGTGATTAATCATAGCTGCAAAACTGATCTGAATGTAACCCAATTGGTGCATTACGAAGCTACACACGGTCAGCATTGCCCATCTGACAACACCATTCCCTCGCAGCAAGGCCCCACCATTCAGCCAGCTTGGTTTTGGGAAAAGCATTTTGCAGACTTGGATCTAAAACCAGTTGATGATGTGGTAAAAGAGCTAAACTTTGCCAATTCGCATTATGCCAACTACCTGCTAAATGCTGCCCCAAATGATAAAGGTTTGATGGACGATAATGTAATTGAACGGCTAAAAGAAATAGGGGAAGCTGTAACGCTTTCAGAGCCTTTAGCTGCCTTGCCAGAAATAAAACCTGTTCATATGGGCGTAAAGGCAACTTCTTCTAGCTCCAACGGAGAAGAGTTTGGAGCTAGCAATGTAATCGATTGCGATTTGTTTACACGTTGGCAATACACAGAAGGAGATAGTGCACGCTGGCTCGAATTAGATTTTGGATCACCAAAGGTCTTTAATAAGGTGATTTGCGGTGAGTACAAATCAGGGGTAGAAGCTTTTAAAATTGAGGCTTTGGTAGATGACCAATGGAAGCTGCTAGTTGAAGGTGGGAAAATGACCTTCAATTTCAACCGAAGCTTTGAGGAAGTTACCGCTCAAAAATTCCGCTTGACAATACTTGAAGCAAGCCGTTTGCCGCGTGTTGCCGAATTGACGTTTGTAAAATATTAA
- a CDS encoding sulfatase-like hydrolase/transferase, with translation MLFLGLGYVAKAQDRPNMIVIIADDLGYNDVGFNGSKEIQTPNLDRLADNGVVFTNGYVTHPYCGPSRAGLITGRYQARFGLEINLTNSFFDTHSGLPLTETTFAKRLQKSGYHTGIIGKWHLGGSHPYHPNNRGFDYFYGFLSGGHTYWPENVTTTHPLYLDNGKPHYSANEGGYWPLMRNNNAAEFDEYLTTALSRDAAKFVKSSDKPFCLYLAYNAPHAPLEAPKELIDKYSNIDHKQRRIYAAMVDAMDQGIGMVVQALEESGKLDNTLIFFISDNGGIVDKSRKESDPRGEKNDWGDNFPYRGGKGSMLEGGHNVPFIAHWPKGLTSGKTYSLPVSALDIAATFVALGNGDNSGPELEGVNLIPYVVGEKRGVPHKAIYWRMKDGVNWAIRTPEAKYLLPRKEHGGAPMLFDMNKDPYESKNIINERPELRKKLAMMWNEWNAQNQPNKYLQAGEYQKERLKFYEEQRKRLDEEAKKKKPLVIE, from the coding sequence ATGCTTTTTTTGGGGCTCGGGTATGTAGCCAAGGCACAAGACCGCCCAAATATGATTGTGATTATTGCCGATGATTTGGGATACAATGATGTAGGGTTTAATGGCAGTAAAGAAATCCAAACCCCAAATTTGGATAGACTTGCCGATAATGGGGTGGTCTTTACCAACGGTTATGTGACGCATCCCTACTGCGGACCTTCTAGGGCTGGGCTAATTACGGGTCGTTACCAAGCACGGTTTGGGTTGGAAATCAATTTGACTAACTCGTTTTTTGACACCCATAGTGGGTTGCCCTTGACGGAGACTACATTTGCAAAACGCCTTCAAAAATCGGGTTATCATACAGGAATTATAGGTAAATGGCACTTGGGAGGTTCCCATCCTTACCATCCTAACAACAGGGGCTTCGATTATTTCTATGGATTCCTATCTGGCGGGCATACTTACTGGCCAGAAAATGTAACCACAACTCACCCTCTTTACTTGGATAATGGAAAACCTCATTATTCAGCCAACGAAGGAGGGTATTGGCCATTGATGCGTAACAACAATGCAGCTGAGTTTGATGAATACCTCACTACTGCACTGAGCAGAGATGCAGCGAAGTTTGTGAAAAGTAGTGACAAACCATTTTGCCTTTACCTAGCTTACAATGCACCGCACGCTCCTTTGGAAGCGCCAAAAGAGTTGATCGATAAATATTCAAACATCGATCACAAACAAAGAAGAATCTATGCGGCCATGGTTGATGCGATGGATCAGGGAATTGGGATGGTAGTCCAAGCCTTGGAAGAATCTGGTAAACTTGACAATACGCTCATTTTCTTCATTTCCGACAATGGAGGAATTGTAGATAAGTCCCGTAAAGAATCAGATCCAAGAGGCGAGAAAAATGACTGGGGAGATAATTTTCCCTATCGGGGTGGAAAAGGCAGTATGCTAGAAGGAGGCCATAATGTCCCGTTTATTGCCCATTGGCCTAAGGGGTTAACTTCAGGGAAAACCTATTCTTTACCAGTATCGGCATTGGACATTGCAGCAACTTTTGTTGCCCTTGGCAATGGAGATAATTCAGGGCCTGAGCTCGAAGGCGTAAACCTTATCCCGTATGTGGTAGGTGAAAAGAGAGGGGTGCCTCATAAAGCAATCTACTGGAGAATGAAAGATGGGGTAAACTGGGCAATCCGTACACCTGAGGCAAAATACCTGTTGCCACGAAAAGAACACGGAGGTGCTCCTATGCTTTTTGATATGAACAAAGACCCTTATGAAAGTAAAAATATCATTAACGAGCGTCCCGAATTAAGGAAAAAGCTTGCAATGATGTGGAATGAGTGGAATGCTCAAAACCAACCGAATAAATACTTGCAAGCTGGGGAGTATCAAAAAGAACGCCTGAAGTTTTACGAAGAGCAAAGAAAGCGCCTTGATGAGGAGGCGAAAAAGAAGAAGCCCTTGGTCATCGAGTAA